A single window of Rhizobium indicum DNA harbors:
- a CDS encoding GGDEF domain-containing protein, which yields MFNFATGLAIWCSEAMTLALVLFVAWRHNVRNEAYLYWGLGFLLTGIGFAMVALRGEIPSVLSVETGNAIALLGQSAWVAGFLALDRKRIEWWALLPPAIWLAGVFLPWVNSDYSNRVVLYNLASATGATALAMAVAAGDMRRERTRIKLMGVFILQGCLCFGSALTMALTMPSDIEATNLGGASAMASAFLLTIAFAFTCRLIMERSERHLRALTLTDSLTGVLNRRGLLGYFDGIQERAHNEQRQVAVILFDLDHFKRVNDRFGHQSGDAVLTAFARMARQYIPNNIFGRMGGEEFAAFAAVADQTEAEAIAEAIRTEFCRLPVSTGEAIVPVTVSIGIALASSIEANIDKLISAADRALYAAKAAGRNCTVTFGEAEAAAPAPATPSGNAGELVPTVDDQVDALRRMGTLSRAG from the coding sequence GTGTTCAATTTCGCTACAGGTCTCGCCATCTGGTGTTCCGAGGCCATGACGCTCGCTTTGGTGCTGTTCGTCGCCTGGCGCCACAACGTCAGGAACGAGGCCTATCTCTATTGGGGCCTGGGCTTCCTGCTGACCGGCATCGGCTTTGCGATGGTCGCGCTACGCGGCGAAATCCCCAGCGTGCTTTCAGTAGAGACGGGCAATGCCATCGCCCTGCTCGGCCAGAGCGCCTGGGTGGCGGGTTTTCTGGCACTCGACCGCAAGCGGATCGAATGGTGGGCACTGCTGCCGCCGGCAATCTGGCTCGCCGGTGTCTTCCTGCCCTGGGTCAACAGCGATTATTCCAACCGGGTGGTGCTCTACAACCTTGCTTCGGCGACGGGTGCGACGGCACTTGCCATGGCGGTCGCCGCCGGCGACATGCGCCGTGAGCGTACCCGCATCAAGCTGATGGGTGTGTTCATCCTCCAGGGCTGCCTGTGCTTCGGCTCGGCGCTGACGATGGCATTGACGATGCCAAGCGATATCGAGGCGACCAATCTCGGCGGTGCCTCCGCCATGGCCAGCGCCTTCCTGCTGACCATCGCCTTTGCGTTCACCTGCCGTCTGATCATGGAGCGCTCTGAACGGCACCTGCGTGCCCTCACCCTGACTGATTCGCTGACCGGCGTGCTCAACCGCCGCGGCCTGCTCGGCTATTTCGACGGCATCCAGGAACGGGCTCATAACGAGCAGCGCCAGGTCGCGGTGATCCTTTTCGATCTTGACCATTTCAAGCGCGTCAACGACCGTTTCGGCCACCAGTCCGGCGATGCCGTGCTGACCGCCTTCGCGCGCATGGCCCGCCAGTATATTCCGAACAACATCTTCGGCCGCATGGGCGGCGAGGAATTCGCCGCCTTCGCCGCCGTCGCCGACCAGACGGAAGCCGAGGCGATCGCCGAAGCGATCCGCACCGAATTCTGCCGTCTTCCCGTCAGCACCGGCGAAGCGATCGTTCCGGTCACCGTCAGCATCGGCATCGCGCTCGCCTCCTCGATCGAAGCCAATATCGACAAGCTGATCTCGGCCGCCGACCGGGCGCTCTATGCGGCGAAGGCCGCCGGCCGCAACTGCACGGTCACCTTCGGCGAAGCGGAGGCCGCAGCCCCTGCACCGGCCACGCCGAGCGGCAATGCCGGCGAACTCGTGCCGACGGTCGACGACCAGGTCGACGCGCTGCGACGCATGGGTACGCTGTCACGAGCCGGGTAG
- a CDS encoding cytochrome P450, with amino-acid sequence MMIPSFLSIDRANRHVSLDGRNPAFYGDPNAVYAALHAHCPTFYWSEQKQWFFTGYDHVNGLLRDRRFGRQILHIASREELGLAEPMPHLASFDLSERYSLLELEPPEHTRLRTLVNRAFVSRHVEKMKPELAELANRLIDGFAEKREIELLSAFADIIPVTMIARMIGIPEEMGPQLLAWSHAYVRMYMFGRTREQEEEAERAAKEFSDYVKTVIAERRATPRDDLLTHMIHTEHKGQYLTEEELVSTTIVLLNAGHEATVHQIGNSVRTILDSGCDPADLFRDEATTERTVEETLRICAPVHIFQRWALEPAEVDGVSFKRGDKVSLILAAANLDPAKFADPLTFKPDRNEAANLSFGAGIHFCIGAPLARLELNVVLPILFERLAGLKLAKTPVVKDVYHFHGLDRLDLQW; translated from the coding sequence ATGATGATCCCATCTTTTCTCTCGATCGACCGCGCCAACCGTCATGTCTCGCTGGACGGCCGCAACCCGGCCTTCTACGGCGACCCGAATGCCGTCTATGCCGCACTTCATGCCCATTGCCCGACCTTCTACTGGAGCGAGCAGAAGCAGTGGTTCTTTACGGGTTACGACCATGTGAACGGCCTGCTCCGCGACCGCCGCTTCGGCCGGCAGATCCTGCATATCGCCAGCCGTGAGGAGCTCGGCCTTGCCGAGCCGATGCCGCATCTTGCCAGTTTCGATCTCTCGGAACGTTATTCCCTGCTCGAACTCGAACCGCCGGAGCACACGCGGCTGCGCACGCTCGTCAACCGCGCCTTCGTTTCCCGCCATGTCGAGAAGATGAAACCTGAGCTTGCCGAACTCGCCAACCGGCTGATCGACGGCTTCGCGGAGAAGCGCGAGATCGAGCTGCTCTCGGCCTTTGCCGACATCATCCCGGTGACGATGATCGCCCGGATGATCGGCATTCCCGAAGAGATGGGGCCACAACTGCTCGCCTGGTCGCACGCCTATGTCCGCATGTACATGTTCGGCCGTACGCGCGAGCAGGAGGAAGAGGCCGAACGGGCGGCGAAGGAATTTTCCGACTACGTCAAGACGGTGATCGCCGAACGCCGTGCGACCCCACGCGACGACCTGCTCACCCACATGATCCATACCGAACACAAGGGCCAGTATCTGACCGAAGAGGAGCTGGTTTCGACGACGATCGTGCTGCTCAATGCCGGGCATGAGGCGACCGTGCACCAGATCGGCAACTCCGTGCGCACCATTCTCGACAGCGGCTGCGATCCGGCGGACCTCTTCCGGGACGAAGCGACGACGGAGCGCACCGTCGAGGAAACCCTGCGCATCTGCGCGCCTGTCCACATCTTCCAGCGCTGGGCCCTGGAGCCTGCCGAAGTAGACGGCGTCTCCTTCAAGCGCGGCGACAAGGTCAGTCTCATCCTCGCCGCCGCCAATCTCGATCCGGCGAAATTCGCCGATCCCCTCACCTTCAAGCCCGACCGCAACGAGGCGGCGAACCTCTCCTTCGGCGCCGGCATCCATTTCTGCATCGGCGCGCCACTGGCGCGGCTGGAGCTCAACGTCGTGCTGCCGATCCTGTTCGAGCGGCTGGCCGGCCTCAAGCTGGCAAAGACACCCGTGGTCAAGGATGTCTACCATTTCCACGGGCTGGACCGGCTGGATTTGCAGTGGTGA
- the pstB gene encoding phosphate ABC transporter ATP-binding protein PstB, whose protein sequence is MMLENKAFEPRPAHSAITVDKMALTGVNFYYGDAHAIRDVTLSFPERQVSALIGPSGCGKSTLLRILNRIYMLYPKMRATGSVTLDGQNILDPGYSMNELRARVGMVFQKPVPFPMSIYDNIAYGIRHHERISKAEMDVRVEQALRSAALWEEVKDKLKGSGLGLSGGQQQRLCIARAVALRPEVLLLDEPTSALDPISTAKVEELVARLKTDFTIVIVTHNMQQASRISDNTAFMYLGELVEYGPTAEIFQSPKVKRTEDYITGRYG, encoded by the coding sequence ATGATGCTTGAGAACAAAGCCTTCGAACCTCGCCCGGCCCACTCGGCCATAACAGTCGACAAGATGGCGCTGACCGGCGTCAACTTCTACTACGGCGATGCCCACGCGATCCGCGACGTCACCCTGAGCTTTCCCGAGCGCCAGGTCTCGGCTCTCATCGGTCCGTCCGGCTGCGGCAAGTCCACGCTGTTGCGCATCTTGAACCGCATCTACATGCTCTACCCGAAGATGCGTGCCACCGGCTCCGTCACGCTCGACGGCCAGAATATCCTTGACCCCGGCTATTCGATGAACGAACTGCGCGCCCGGGTCGGCATGGTCTTCCAGAAGCCGGTGCCGTTCCCGATGTCGATCTACGACAACATCGCCTACGGTATCCGTCACCACGAGCGCATCTCCAAGGCCGAGATGGATGTCCGCGTCGAGCAGGCGCTGCGCTCGGCAGCGCTCTGGGAAGAGGTCAAGGACAAGCTGAAGGGCAGTGGCCTCGGCCTTTCCGGCGGTCAGCAGCAACGTCTCTGCATCGCGCGTGCCGTAGCACTTCGCCCCGAGGTGCTTCTGCTCGACGAGCCGACCTCCGCCCTGGACCCGATCTCGACTGCCAAGGTGGAAGAGCTGGTCGCCCGGCTGAAGACGGATTTCACCATCGTCATCGTCACCCACAACATGCAGCAGGCAAGCCGCATCTCCGACAACACCGCCTTCATGTATTTGGGCGAACTGGTCGAATACGGCCCGACCGCCGAGATTTTTCAGTCGCCGAAGGTCAAGCGCACGGAAGACTACATCACCGGCCGCTACGGCTGA
- the pstA gene encoding phosphate ABC transporter permease PstA — MATHSGSIYRRRQIGSMIALSLCGIATVVGLVFLAWILWTTLIHGLSALSPSLVTEMTPPPGEDGGGLANAFMGSLLMVVLAVIIATPIGVLAGTFLSEFSRGKKIGEAIRFVNDILLSAPSIIIGLFVYELVVRPTSRFSGFAGGIALAFIFLPVVVRTTDEMLRLVPDVMREAALSLGIPRWKVTVNILYRAASAGILTGILLAIARISGETAPLLFTALNNQYWSLDMSQPMANIPVVIFQFAMSPYEQWQNLAWAGAFVMTAIVLLLSVGSRAILNRRNAK; from the coding sequence ATGGCCACCCATTCGGGTTCCATTTACCGCCGCCGCCAGATCGGCAGCATGATCGCGCTGTCGCTCTGTGGCATCGCGACCGTGGTCGGCCTGGTCTTTCTGGCTTGGATCCTCTGGACGACGCTGATACACGGCCTGTCTGCGCTCAGCCCTAGTCTCGTCACGGAAATGACGCCGCCGCCCGGCGAAGATGGCGGCGGTCTCGCTAACGCCTTCATGGGCAGCCTGCTGATGGTCGTTCTGGCTGTTATCATCGCCACGCCGATCGGCGTGCTGGCCGGCACCTTCCTGTCGGAGTTCAGCCGCGGCAAGAAGATCGGCGAAGCAATCCGCTTCGTCAACGATATCCTGCTTTCGGCGCCGTCGATCATCATCGGCTTGTTTGTCTATGAGCTGGTCGTCCGCCCGACGTCACGCTTTTCCGGCTTTGCCGGCGGCATCGCGCTCGCCTTCATCTTCCTGCCGGTCGTGGTGCGCACCACCGACGAGATGTTGCGGCTGGTTCCGGACGTCATGCGGGAGGCAGCACTTTCGCTGGGCATCCCGCGCTGGAAGGTAACGGTCAACATACTCTACCGCGCCGCCTCCGCAGGCATCTTGACGGGTATCCTGCTTGCGATCGCCCGCATTTCGGGCGAAACCGCGCCACTCCTTTTTACGGCTCTGAACAACCAGTATTGGAGCTTGGACATGTCGCAGCCGATGGCGAATATTCCCGTCGTCATCTTCCAGTTCGCTATGAGCCCCTATGAGCAATGGCAGAATCTCGCCTGGGCCGGCGCCTTCGTCATGACGGCGATCGTGCTTCTCCTCAGCGTGGGCTCCCGCGCCATCCTCAACCGCAGGAATGCGAAATGA
- the pstC gene encoding phosphate ABC transporter permease subunit PstC: MSEAMASLPATTAGVKRRDGAAGDRIFYWIVLGCGLFVLVALFAAAFSMVWDGFLAFRTFGFGFLTGMEWDPVAQRFSGLVPIYGTLVTSALAMIIGVPVSLGIAVFITEVAPRSIRGPIGGAIELLAGIPSIIYGMWGLFTFAPFMSDYVQPVLIDWLGPIPIIGALFTGAPLGIGMLTSGIVLAIMIIPFVSSVMRDVFLVVPAQLKESAYALGSTKWEVVRDIVIPHTRTAVVGGIFLGLGRALGETMAVTFVLGNTHNIAVSLMEPGTSIAATLANEFAEASDDLYRSSLSALGLILFVVTFIVLAAAKLMLVRMARQRGE; encoded by the coding sequence ATGAGCGAAGCAATGGCATCGCTGCCCGCCACAACCGCGGGCGTCAAGCGCCGCGACGGCGCGGCAGGCGATCGTATTTTTTATTGGATAGTTTTGGGCTGCGGCCTGTTTGTTCTGGTCGCACTGTTCGCAGCGGCGTTCTCCATGGTCTGGGACGGGTTTCTCGCGTTCCGGACCTTCGGCTTTGGCTTCCTGACCGGCATGGAATGGGATCCGGTTGCCCAGCGGTTCTCGGGCCTTGTGCCGATTTACGGCACGCTGGTCACCTCGGCGCTCGCCATGATCATCGGCGTTCCCGTGAGCCTCGGTATCGCCGTTTTCATTACCGAAGTTGCGCCGCGCTCCATTCGCGGTCCGATCGGCGGCGCCATCGAGCTTCTCGCCGGTATTCCCTCGATCATCTACGGCATGTGGGGTCTCTTCACGTTTGCTCCCTTCATGTCGGACTACGTTCAGCCGGTGCTGATCGACTGGCTAGGCCCGATCCCGATAATCGGCGCATTGTTCACCGGCGCCCCGCTCGGCATCGGCATGCTGACGTCAGGCATCGTGCTGGCGATCATGATTATCCCCTTCGTCTCCTCGGTCATGCGCGACGTCTTCCTGGTCGTCCCCGCGCAGCTGAAGGAATCGGCCTATGCGCTTGGTTCGACCAAGTGGGAAGTGGTGCGCGACATCGTCATTCCGCACACCCGCACCGCTGTCGTCGGCGGCATCTTCCTTGGTCTCGGCCGCGCGCTCGGAGAGACCATGGCGGTCACCTTCGTACTCGGCAACACCCATAACATCGCTGTGTCGTTGATGGAGCCCGGCACGTCGATCGCTGCGACGCTCGCCAACGAGTTTGCCGAAGCTTCAGATGATCTCTACAGGTCGTCGCTCTCGGCGCTCGGTCTCATCCTCTTCGTTGTCACCTTCATCGTTCTGGCGGCCGCCAAGCTCATGCTGGTGCGCATGGCAAGACAGAGGGGAGAGTAG
- the pstS gene encoding phosphate ABC transporter substrate-binding protein PstS, with the protein MLTKKLLSACLGAGLVAALAVSASAADITGAGSTFVYPVLSKWSADYNKQTGDKLNYQSIGSGGGIAQIKAATVDFGASDAPMKPEDLTTGGFGQFPLVVGGIVPVINVKGIKSGELKLTGKVLADIYLGNVTKWNDKAIADLNRGLKLPDSQIAVVHRSDGSGTSFNWTNYFSKVNEDWKSKVGEGTAVNWPVGIGGKGNEGVAAYVTRVKDSIGYVEYAYALQNKLPYVLIQNAAGQYPKPNAESFSAAAASAEWTKAQDFYLIMTNAPGEKAWPVTATTWAIMYKEPKDAARSKAAFAFFKWALENGQKEASSLDYVPLPETLVKQIEDYWTASFKG; encoded by the coding sequence ATGCTCACCAAGAAACTTCTTTCGGCCTGCCTCGGTGCGGGCCTGGTCGCCGCGCTGGCGGTTTCGGCCTCCGCCGCCGATATCACCGGCGCCGGCTCCACCTTCGTCTACCCCGTCCTGTCCAAGTGGTCTGCGGACTACAACAAGCAGACCGGCGACAAGCTGAACTACCAGTCGATCGGTTCGGGCGGCGGCATCGCCCAGATCAAGGCTGCAACGGTTGACTTCGGCGCGTCCGACGCCCCGATGAAGCCGGAAGACCTGACGACTGGCGGCTTCGGTCAGTTCCCGCTCGTCGTCGGCGGCATCGTGCCCGTCATCAACGTCAAGGGCATCAAGTCGGGCGAACTGAAGCTCACGGGCAAGGTTCTCGCCGACATCTACCTCGGCAACGTCACCAAGTGGAACGACAAGGCCATCGCCGATCTGAACCGCGGTCTGAAACTGCCCGACAGCCAGATCGCCGTCGTCCACCGTTCGGACGGTTCGGGCACCTCCTTCAACTGGACCAACTACTTCTCCAAGGTCAACGAAGACTGGAAGAGCAAGGTCGGCGAAGGCACGGCCGTCAACTGGCCGGTCGGCATCGGCGGCAAGGGCAATGAGGGCGTTGCCGCATACGTCACCCGCGTCAAGGATTCGATCGGTTATGTCGAATACGCCTACGCCCTGCAGAACAAGCTGCCTTACGTGCTGATCCAGAACGCCGCAGGCCAGTATCCGAAGCCGAATGCCGAAAGCTTCTCGGCTGCAGCTGCGAGCGCCGAATGGACCAAGGCTCAGGACTTCTACCTGATCATGACCAATGCTCCGGGCGAAAAGGCCTGGCCGGTGACTGCCACGACCTGGGCGATCATGTACAAGGAGCCGAAGGATGCGGCGCGCTCCAAGGCCGCCTTCGCCTTCTTCAAATGGGCGCTCGAAAACGGCCAGAAGGAAGCTTCCTCGCTCGACTACGTTCCGCTTCCGGAAACTCTGGTGAAGCAGATCGAAGATTACTGGACGGCCTCCTTCAAGGGCTGA
- a CDS encoding bifunctional diguanylate cyclase/phosphodiesterase, with protein MSSNLAARHVRTQTSSIIATTVCFLVVALVLTGLMAHVVATMTRSANEIDDARASRAARAAVAAFVARLSGTTTDNAIWDDAYSAVSSPAAADWAYENWGKTSEDYALYDGAIVTGPDGSSIVSAYAKGKPFQPGTFFGEAFYQQINAAAAPAKAPVVNFIKTDSGMALIASQAIQPFEAAAEVPKFSVLSFYKAFTSEVLDTLSNEHELEGLSLETTPKPGFLNTPITDIKGGVIGYLVWPSKAPGSAVFQQVYPYLAASTVVLSLFLIGVLLVGASEARRLRQLAQTARFEASHDSLSGLLNRQGLLRLLEDLESPEPSSPRLYLVDLDGFKAVNDAWGHAVGDDLIRIVSNALMTSHPEVLAAARLGGDEFALVHVGATAREEMEEAILALFAEPFKIDGRTIEVGASIGAAAHDGDISPLELLRRADMALYRAKANGKGQAVEYDPELDRERIRVAELEGLLKNAIGSGAIEAVFQPLVSASTGAVTGLEALARWKTATGNVSPEIFIPLAERCGLIDALGVHMLRTSIGHAKSWPGLTLSVNVSPIQLCNPEFAAQVIAILQELDFDPNRLTLEITEGVLMTNPDQARRSIDQLKRVGIKFALDDFGCGYASIGALRQFGFDRMKIDRSLVSALDVTANGADILRATISLATALQIPVTAEGIENTRQAAILRDAGCDQLQGYMLGKPMSACDISSRLREESAA; from the coding sequence ATGTCGTCGAATCTTGCAGCCAGGCACGTTCGGACTCAAACGTCTTCCATCATTGCGACAACCGTCTGCTTCCTTGTCGTCGCTCTCGTATTGACCGGCCTTATGGCACATGTCGTCGCCACGATGACCCGGTCGGCGAACGAGATCGACGATGCCAGGGCCAGTCGCGCCGCCCGCGCGGCGGTCGCAGCCTTTGTGGCTCGCTTGAGCGGGACAACTACGGACAATGCCATATGGGACGATGCCTACAGTGCTGTCTCATCTCCGGCCGCTGCGGATTGGGCCTATGAGAATTGGGGAAAAACCAGCGAGGATTATGCGCTTTATGACGGCGCGATCGTGACCGGCCCTGACGGGTCTTCGATCGTCTCGGCCTATGCCAAAGGCAAGCCCTTCCAGCCGGGCACGTTTTTCGGAGAAGCCTTTTATCAGCAGATCAATGCGGCTGCAGCTCCGGCCAAGGCGCCGGTGGTCAATTTCATCAAGACCGATAGCGGTATGGCACTCATCGCCTCGCAGGCGATCCAGCCGTTCGAGGCCGCCGCCGAGGTTCCGAAGTTCAGCGTGCTGAGTTTCTACAAGGCCTTTACGTCGGAGGTACTCGACACTCTCTCCAACGAACATGAACTCGAGGGGCTGAGCCTTGAGACGACGCCCAAGCCGGGATTCCTGAACACGCCGATCACCGACATCAAGGGAGGCGTGATCGGCTACCTCGTTTGGCCGAGCAAAGCGCCCGGAAGTGCCGTGTTTCAGCAGGTCTATCCTTATCTTGCAGCTTCTACCGTCGTTCTTTCGCTATTCTTGATCGGCGTTCTGTTGGTTGGCGCATCCGAAGCGCGGCGCCTGCGCCAACTGGCGCAAACAGCTCGCTTCGAAGCGAGCCATGACAGCTTGAGTGGCTTGTTGAACAGACAGGGTCTTCTCCGCCTGCTGGAGGATCTGGAGAGCCCGGAACCTTCGTCACCGCGGCTTTACTTGGTTGATCTCGACGGCTTCAAGGCGGTCAACGATGCTTGGGGGCATGCGGTTGGGGATGATTTGATCCGGATCGTCTCGAACGCGCTGATGACCAGTCATCCCGAAGTCCTGGCCGCGGCCCGGCTGGGAGGCGACGAATTCGCGTTGGTGCACGTTGGAGCCACTGCACGCGAAGAGATGGAAGAGGCGATTCTGGCGCTGTTTGCCGAGCCCTTCAAAATTGACGGGCGAACGATCGAAGTTGGCGCAAGCATCGGAGCTGCGGCGCACGATGGAGACATATCGCCTTTGGAGCTTCTTCGCAGAGCCGACATGGCCCTCTATCGAGCCAAGGCAAATGGTAAAGGTCAGGCGGTTGAATACGATCCCGAACTGGACCGGGAACGCATACGGGTCGCCGAGCTGGAAGGTCTCTTGAAAAACGCCATCGGCAGCGGCGCAATCGAAGCTGTTTTCCAGCCTCTCGTCTCTGCTTCGACCGGCGCTGTCACCGGTCTTGAAGCACTGGCGCGCTGGAAAACTGCAACGGGAAACGTCAGCCCGGAAATATTCATCCCGCTTGCTGAAAGGTGCGGCCTCATCGATGCCCTTGGCGTCCATATGCTGAGAACGTCGATCGGGCATGCCAAGAGCTGGCCCGGTCTGACTTTGTCGGTGAACGTTTCGCCGATCCAGCTCTGCAATCCGGAATTTGCTGCCCAGGTGATCGCGATCCTGCAGGAGTTGGATTTCGATCCAAACCGCCTGACACTGGAAATCACCGAAGGCGTTCTGATGACAAATCCGGATCAGGCCCGTCGGTCGATAGACCAACTCAAGCGCGTCGGCATAAAGTTTGCTCTTGATGATTTTGGCTGCGGCTACGCCAGCATCGGTGCATTGCGGCAGTTTGGGTTTGATCGCATGAAGATCGACCGCTCGCTCGTGTCCGCTCTCGATGTAACCGCAAATGGCGCCGATATTCTTCGGGCAACCATCTCCCTGGCGACTGCTCTGCAGATACCCGTGACCGCCGAAGGTATTGAGAATACCCGTCAGGCGGCGATCTTGCGAGACGCCGGCTGCGACCAGCTTCAAGGGTATATGCTCGGAAAACCCATGTCGGCATGCGACATATCCAGCAGGCTGCGAGAAGAGTCGGCCGCGTGA
- a CDS encoding cupin domain-containing protein: protein MANFITFSIDGVEPEFGAPEPGRIISGDPQFRTWNLEEREGGLYSGIWEATPGKWRIVYEEWEYFSLLAGHSIVTEDGGEPVHLKAGDRMILRPGFKGTWEVVETTRKDYVIKV from the coding sequence ATGGCAAATTTCATCACCTTCAGCATCGACGGCGTCGAACCCGAGTTCGGCGCCCCGGAGCCCGGCCGGATCATCTCCGGCGATCCGCAATTCCGTACGTGGAACCTAGAGGAGAGAGAAGGTGGCCTTTATTCCGGCATCTGGGAGGCGACACCCGGCAAGTGGCGGATCGTCTACGAGGAATGGGAATATTTCAGCCTGCTGGCCGGCCATTCGATCGTGACGGAGGACGGCGGTGAGCCGGTTCATCTGAAGGCAGGTGACCGGATGATCCTGAGACCCGGCTTCAAGGGAACGTGGGAAGTCGTTGAAACGACTCGCAAGGACTACGTGATCAAGGTTTGA
- a CDS encoding TetR/AcrR family transcriptional regulator: MRRSEIRDHLLETSLRLFNEHGYHATGIDLIIAESGVAKTTLYRHFETKEDLILKALERRDEEDRRKMREFVEKRATDPMERILSTFDFLELWFKDKDFRGCGFMAAAGEHKDIADPVFRAAEMHKRLALAYFEELAHAVRFRDPRRVADEINLLHEGATAVAQMVRSAEPAGQAKRMATALLSTMDRG; encoded by the coding sequence ATGCGGCGATCGGAAATCAGGGACCATCTGCTCGAAACATCTTTGCGCCTGTTCAACGAGCATGGTTACCATGCGACTGGCATTGACTTGATTATCGCGGAAAGTGGCGTAGCGAAAACGACCCTATACCGACACTTCGAGACAAAGGAGGACCTGATCCTCAAGGCGCTCGAGCGGCGCGACGAAGAGGATCGCCGTAAGATGCGCGAGTTTGTCGAGAAGCGTGCGACCGATCCGATGGAGCGAATTCTGTCGACGTTCGACTTTCTGGAACTCTGGTTCAAGGACAAGGATTTTAGAGGCTGTGGATTTATGGCTGCTGCTGGAGAACACAAGGACATCGCTGATCCCGTGTTCCGAGCGGCGGAGATGCACAAGCGCTTGGCGCTCGCCTACTTCGAAGAACTGGCTCATGCTGTGCGATTCCGCGACCCTCGGCGTGTGGCGGATGAAATCAATCTTCTCCATGAAGGAGCAACGGCGGTAGCCCAAATGGTTCGCTCAGCGGAGCCTGCCGGTCAGGCTAAACGAATGGCAACGGCGCTCCTTTCAACGATGGATCGCGGTTAG
- a CDS encoding YkgB family protein, giving the protein MTQFIDHVGIQPKSKRIAGILHLAETYGRTATTGGLYVSIIVIYAWFGGMKFTAYEAQGLVDLVSNNPLVSWMYSILSVRGFSSFLGVLELSIGALIAARLVNPIYSLVGGVLSSGLFVTTISFMITTPGVIVPELGFPAISVAPGQFLLKDVGLLALSLWIAMDSLTAIRFTRT; this is encoded by the coding sequence ATGACCCAATTTATCGATCATGTCGGCATCCAGCCGAAATCGAAACGCATCGCAGGCATCCTGCATCTAGCAGAGACCTATGGCCGCACGGCAACCACCGGTGGCCTCTATGTATCAATCATCGTGATCTATGCCTGGTTTGGCGGCATGAAATTCACAGCCTACGAGGCCCAAGGACTGGTCGATCTGGTCAGCAACAACCCTCTTGTAAGCTGGATGTACTCCATCTTGAGCGTGCGAGGCTTTTCGAGCTTCCTGGGAGTCCTCGAACTCAGCATCGGCGCACTTATAGCCGCAAGACTTGTCAACCCGATTTATTCGCTTGTGGGAGGCGTCCTGTCGTCCGGACTGTTTGTCACCACCATCAGCTTCATGATTACGACCCCTGGCGTGATTGTTCCCGAACTCGGGTTCCCGGCCATCTCGGTCGCTCCTGGCCAGTTCCTGCTCAAAGACGTCGGCCTTCTGGCGCTATCACTCTGGATTGCAATGGATTCCCTTACCGCAATCCGCTTCACGAGAACCTAA